In Spirochaeta thermophila DSM 6578, the DNA window CCGAGCCGTCCCTCCGTTCCAGCGGAGCGGGCCATGACGCCGAGGAGGCGCGGAAGAGGAGCACCGGGGCGCCCACCGCGGTGAGAAGGTCCTCCGAGAGTCGAACCGCCCAGATCTCGCCGTCGTGCACCTGCACCCATTCCCGGCAGAAGACCATCCAGGTCTGCTCCCCTTCCACGTAGAGCGTGCCGTCGAGGCACTCCCACCCTCGGGGAGTGAGCGGATCGGGAGAGTGGGGGCGGAACGGCCCGAGCGGTGAGGTGGCGCGGAATACCTGGGTGGCCCTGCAGTGCCCTTCCGCCTTGAACGACGCGAAGAGGTAGTAGGCCCCACCGTACACGTGCACCTCGGGGGCCCAGAAGTTGAAGCGACCCCAGAACCGTCCGGGCGGCCGGAACGCAGGATGAGGCCCTTCCCATTCCTCGAGGTCCCGGCTCACATAGACATCGAATCCGACCCCCTCCCCTCTCCAGGGATCGGGATCCGTGGTCCCGTAGAGATAGTAGAGCCCGTCCTCACAGAGGATATAGGGGTCTCGTATCTGGATATCGTCACGTTTCATCGACACTCCTTCACTGCGAGATGGAAGACCCTGCATGTTCGTCCCGATAACGATGGGGTGAGACGCCGAACATACGCTTGAAGGCCCTCCTGAACGAAGAGACATTGGTATATCCACAGCGACGGGCCACCTCCTCCACCGGCATCCTGGTGGACACCAGGAGGTCCACCGCCCGCTCCATCCTGAGTCTGAGCAGGTAGCCGGAGAGATACTCGCCGCGCTGCTCCCGGAAGAAAGAGGAGAGGTAGCTCTCCGAGAGGTGGAACCTCTCTGCAATCGAGGAAAGGCAGAGCGAAGGGTCGTCGAAATGATCCCGGAGATACCCCTCGATCTGGAGGGCGAGGGTCTCGTTGTGGCTCCTCTTCTCACGATTCCTCATCTCCAGGATCCTGGTGAAGACATCGGTGACCCAGCGGATCCCCTCCTCCTCGTCCCCTCCCCTGGGAGGGGCTTCGAGCAGTGCGAGGATCTCAGGAGAGGGCGGCCCGTTCTCGTTGACCACCCTGAGCATCGTACCCCGCAGTGCGAGAAAGAAGTTCTGGAGTTCGAGCCCCACCAGGGTCCGCTCCTGGAAGTTCTCCCTCCAGAGATCCGAGAGCAGTGAGACGAGGAGGTCCCTGTTCCCCCCCCTCGCCGCCCGAATGAGGGCCTCCTCCACATCGAGGGGATACCAGTAGCCCAAAGGGGCGGGGTGGAGATCCTCGTAGAACTGGATCGAGGTCCTCCCTTCGGGTGGAATGGCCTCCAGCGCCGCTTTCGCTTCCCCGAAAGAGAGGGGCAGGAGGAAGGGATCCTCCACCGGGGAACCCACACCGAAGAGGAGGAGTCGAGAGAGGCGCTCCGGCAGCCCCTCCAGGGAGGTGCGCACCCACTCCTCCACCTCCCGCCTGCACTCTCCCCCTCCTGGCAGGTGTTTCACCACCGCCAGGATCCCCGAAGGCATCCGGAGGCAGTGCTCCCCCTCTCCCGACCGCTGTTCCAGGAACACTTCCACCTGATCCAGGGCCTCGGCACCCATACCCCCGAACTCGAGCGGACTCGTTCCCACCGCGATCACGAGATATCTGCCGGTAAGGAACTCGATGCCGAACCTCTCCGCATCCTTCCTCCAGATTTCTCGGTCCTCGTATCCCCCTCTGAGGAGGATCTGGAAGAAATAATCCCGGAAGAGACGACTCTTCCGGTCACTCTCCACTTCGAGTTCGTGCGTCCGCTCGGAGAGGTGTACGAGGGCCTCCTCAACCTCCTGGTAGACGCTGGTCAGACCGTGGAACGATCCTCCCATCCCCTCGGGGATGCGACGGACTATCCTGGACAAGGGCCTCGAATTGGAGAAGGCCACTCCATAGGCGAAGCTCACTCCACCCACACAGCCGAGGAGCACGAGAAGGAGCCAGACCCCCCTCGCCGAAGAGAGCGGAGCGTTCACCTTCTTGGTGTTCACCACGGCGATGTAGTGCCAGTCCATGAAGCCTGAGCGATGGGAATATATCTTGAATTCCTCTCCTCCGACGCGGATCTCTTTCCGTCCCTCCCTCATGGCCCCTCTCACCTCATCCACGGGGAGGGGGACTCCGGTGGAGACCACCACCGTTCCCCTCCCATCGACCACCATCACCCCGCCGCCGTAACTCGCGGGGAGAGGGGACAAACGTCGCGCGAGAAGCTCTTTGTTGAAGATCGCCACGAGGACGCCCCTCTTGTAGGTACCCGTACCAAGAGGCCTGATGAAGAACAGGACCGGCACGTAGTGGCCGCCGCTCACCTTGTAGGACCCAGGGAAGAAGGAAGGCAATTCTTTGCTGTTCACATCTTCCATCAAAGAGAGCCACATCTCGGCCGAATAGCCTTCCACTTCGAAGAGCGTGGTGTAGAAAAGGTCGTAGGGAGCGAACCCGTTCTCATAGACGACGAGATCACTCCTCTCGAGGTAGATGAAGATCCTCTCGAGGAACTCCATCCCAAGGTGCAGGGATGCGAGCCGACGAGAGACACGTCTCGTGTGGTAGAGTTCCGAGCCGGTGAAATCACCGGGATGGTTGAGGTACCAGTTCACTTCGTAGTCGCTGCTCAAGGCCGTGACCGCCTTCTCGAAATCCTGGAACCTGAGATCGAGATCGGCGGCGGTGCGCTCGAGCTGGATCCGGGCGATATTGTCGGCCACCTCGAACATGGTCCTCGACGCGAGCACATACGCCGCCACGCTCCCCACCAAGGCGGGG includes these proteins:
- a CDS encoding glycoside hydrolase family 43 protein; its protein translation is MKRDDIQIRDPYILCEDGLYYLYGTTDPDPWRGEGVGFDVYVSRDLEEWEGPHPAFRPPGRFWGRFNFWAPEVHVYGGAYYLFASFKAEGHCRATQVFRATSPLGPFRPHSPDPLTPRGWECLDGTLYVEGEQTWMVFCREWVQVHDGEIWAVRLSEDLLTAVGAPVLLFRASSASWPAPLERRDGSGRHDARVTDGPFLWRGPSGRLYLLWSSLGSTGYEMGVAVSRTGKVEGPWIHEPEPLLVGDRGHAMIFRTLDGRWSLAYHHPNRTPEERFHYVEVEESEEGLRLKGEEH
- a CDS encoding helix-turn-helix domain-containing protein; this encodes MRDNERLSWNIFLRFIVSNLMILFPALVGSVAAYVLASRTMFEVADNIARIQLERTAADLDLRFQDFEKAVTALSSDYEVNWYLNHPGDFTGSELYHTRRVSRRLASLHLGMEFLERIFIYLERSDLVVYENGFAPYDLFYTTLFEVEGYSAEMWLSLMEDVNSKELPSFFPGSYKVSGGHYVPVLFFIRPLGTGTYKRGVLVAIFNKELLARRLSPLPASYGGGVMVVDGRGTVVVSTGVPLPVDEVRGAMREGRKEIRVGGEEFKIYSHRSGFMDWHYIAVVNTKKVNAPLSSARGVWLLLVLLGCVGGVSFAYGVAFSNSRPLSRIVRRIPEGMGGSFHGLTSVYQEVEEALVHLSERTHELEVESDRKSRLFRDYFFQILLRGGYEDREIWRKDAERFGIEFLTGRYLVIAVGTSPLEFGGMGAEALDQVEVFLEQRSGEGEHCLRMPSGILAVVKHLPGGGECRREVEEWVRTSLEGLPERLSRLLLFGVGSPVEDPFLLPLSFGEAKAALEAIPPEGRTSIQFYEDLHPAPLGYWYPLDVEEALIRAARGGNRDLLVSLLSDLWRENFQERTLVGLELQNFFLALRGTMLRVVNENGPPSPEILALLEAPPRGGDEEEGIRWVTDVFTRILEMRNREKRSHNETLALQIEGYLRDHFDDPSLCLSSIAERFHLSESYLSSFFREQRGEYLSGYLLRLRMERAVDLLVSTRMPVEEVARRCGYTNVSSFRRAFKRMFGVSPHRYRDEHAGSSISQ